From Camelina sativa cultivar DH55 chromosome 20, Cs, whole genome shotgun sequence, the proteins below share one genomic window:
- the LOC104768673 gene encoding transcription repressor OFP13-like, which translates to MGKTKKMMKLSSLFKSGAGGLLSVPLCYNNAKTLSFRVGDDMIKTVNSVFFDHNNGGDSSVLEAETPVSWFTNSSETASHSTESDQDLDAESLEMVVRGVVRSERLFFDPGVTSSILEESDLNSKKKVVAAVRVDDDRDGVFTPPIEEISVAVAMESEDPYGDFRRSMEEMVMSHGELAKDWDSLESMLAWYLRMNGKKSHGVIVSAFVDLLSGLSDSGAGTTSASISDSARYSTAVSSLPSSPLYSQGQTEIEEVERRSC; encoded by the coding sequence ATGgggaagacaaagaagatgatgaagctcTCTTCTCTATTCAAATCCGGAGCCGGAGGTTTACTCTCTGTTCCTCTCTGTTACAACAATGCCAAAACGCTTTCGTTTCGTGTCGGAGACGACATGATCAAGACTGTCAACTCTGTTTTCTTCGACCACAACAACGGCGGAGACTCTTCCGTATTAGAAGCGGAGACCCCTGTTTCTTGGTTCACAAACTCATCCGAGACAGCGAGTCACTCCACCGAGTCGGATCAAGACCTCGACGCTGAATCTCTAGAGATGGTCGTTCGTGGCGTCGTTAGATCGGAGCGTTTGTTCTTCGATCCGGGTGTCACGAGCTCGATTCTCGAAGAGTCTGATCTCAATtcgaagaagaaggtggttGCGGCGGTGAGAGTCGATGATGATCGAGACGGTGTTTTCACGCCGCCGATCGAGGAGATAAGCGTCGCCGTGGCGATGGAATCTGAGGATCCGTACGGTGATTTTCGGAGATCGATGGAAGAGATGGTGATGAGTCACGGCGAGTTAGCTAAAGATTGGGATAGCTTGGAGTCGATGCTTGCGTGGTACTTGAGGATGAATGGGAAGAAGAGCCACGGCGTAATCGTTAGTGCTTTCGTCGATCTTCTCTCCGGACTCTCTGATTCCGGTGCTGGAACTACGTCGGCGTCGATATCGGATTCGGCTCGTTACTCAACCGCCGTTTCTTCTTTGCCGTCTTCGCCGTTATATTCTCAAGGTCAAACGGAGATTGAAGAGGTAGAGAGACGGAgctgttaa
- the LOC104768674 gene encoding uncharacterized protein LOC104768674, which produces MEKQHQNPNPDKSEAVRDPAWECEGKGACELNANRRFADKIMPHLLNLYGSCAKANDFDMYAPNASFEDPLTHAQGVKQIKSAFYSLSKVFGESKIVEYHIQESELAPGKKEILIDNKQQYKLMGRNIDMISLIKLYVENGKIVRHEDWWDKKPLRNRETVSFPLVGRAMEMGRRGLMLATHAMMGFGKDPDSH; this is translated from the exons ATGGAGAAACAACACCAGAACCCGAATCcag ATAAATCTGAAGCGGTTAGGGATCCGGCATGGGAATGCGAAGGCAAAGGAGCTTGTGAATTGAACGCGAATAGGCGATTCGCTGATAAGATCATGCCTCATCTTCTCAACTT GTATGGGTCTTGCGCAAAAGCCAACGATTTTGACATGTATGCACCAAATGCTTCGTTTGAAGACCCTTTAACGCATGCTCAAGG AGTGAAGCAAATCAAATCAGCATTTTATTCACTCTCTAAG GTGTTTGGTGAGTCGAAGATAGTTGAATACCACATTCAAGAAAGTGAACTCGCTCCTGGAAAGAAAGAG atactaattgacaacaaacaacaatacaaactcatGGGAAGAAACATAGATATGATCTCTCTTATTAAACTCTATGTCGAGAACGGGAAGATTGTGCGACATGAAGACTG GTGGGACAAGAAACCTCTGAGGAACAGAGAGACGGTTAGCTTCCCGTTAGTAGGACGGGCAATGGAGATGGGTCGAAGAGGCTTGATGCTAGCCACTCATGCCATGATGGGTTTTGGTAAAGATCCTGACTCACATTGA
- the LOC104768675 gene encoding basic leucine zipper 6 → MSRPAQLPPRCPIPKKLSLNPVADTFYSSSSPIESYIGQYKSSSTQDSRLEDQPAWLDELLSEKTDGMMLTGGGGPLRRSASDSVVLLGDISASFSGFNQSEDEESLTSEACGELESACVYGPNSPRARNNSSFSNNPIASAFSDYGSQKPPQNLDDTVKGIDFSSVGDNACSSMGIPNAKRNPGQRSRVRKLQYIAELERTVAMLQTVEADLSVRVASLLQTRATLSLENSQLKQQMAILKQDKLIREGEYQLLKKEAQRLKCGPGYLGSNNNNNRLVRSFSAGSNVAPRTASSHLDWNLLDLTKLNLN, encoded by the exons ATGTCAAGGCCTGCTCAGCTTCCTCCTCGTTGCCCGATTCCAAAGAAGCTATCTTTGAATCCGGTTGCAGATACGTTTTACTCTTCTTCCTCACCTATTGAATCATACATTGGTCAATACAAGTCTTCTTCTACTCAAGATTCAAGGCTTGAGGATCAACCTGCTTGGCTTGATGAGTTGCTCTCTGAGAAAACTGATGGGATGATGCTCACTGGAGGTGGAGGTCCCCTGCGCCGCTCTGCTAGCGACTCTGTTGTTCTTTTGGGAGACATCTCAGCTAGCTTTTCTGGTTTTAACCAAAGTGAGGATGAAGAAAGTTTGACTTCTGAAGCTTGTGGGGAGTTGGAGTCTGCTTGTGTATATGGTCCCAACTCGCCAAGAGCTAGGAACAACTCAAGCTTCTCTAACAACCCTATTGCTTCCGCCTTTTCGGATTATGGTTCTCAGAAACCTCCTCAGAACTTGGATGATACAGTGAAAGGGATAGATTTTTCATCTGTTGGTGACAATGCTTGCAGTTCAATGGGCATACCAAATGCTAAAAG GAACCCGGGACAGCGTTCGAGAGTTCGTAAGCTCCAGTACATTGCTGAACTTGAAAGGACGGTAGCTATGTTGCAG ACAGTGGAAGCTGATTTATCAGTGAGAGTGGCTTCACTTCTTCAGACACGCGCAACGCTGTCCCTGGAGAATAGCCAGTTGAAGCAGCAGATGGCAATACTAAAGCAGGACAAGCTCATAAGGGAAG GTGAGTATCAGTTACTGAAGAAGGAAGCTCAGAGATTGAAATGTGGACCGGGATACTTAGGGAGCAATAACAACAATAACAGGCTGGTCAGATCATTTTCTGCTGGTTCAAATGTAGCTCCAAGGACAGCTTCGTCCCACTTGGACTGGAATTTGCTAGATCTGACCAAACTCAATCTCAACTGA
- the LOC104768681 gene encoding uncharacterized protein LOC104768681: protein MDFVLKLVAFILIVYVVQSRETVRDLKSFKLNKNTIYDCVDIYKQPSLSHPLLKNHKIQLEPSFSISKPKKQIKTGGERKKIIECPSGTVPILRNTKEYVANAQYWTEKHFNPFTVESHGTHIAGVRSQGQGPYHGLAAWMSMHNLNISKDQASYASIYVGSGVNNKVNFIQAGWMVNPKLFGDGRTWSYGYWKGANGAGCYNTICRGFVQVSKTDVLSGPLPYDPKGEEGIYFSIAQDKESGNWWITEADERIGYWPKELFDLISNSVDMIGVGGIVQASPSGVSPPMGNGHLPTEDDNASARVRKLEILDSNFEIQESGKYKLEKLLDNDKCYGLKGGRKKPMLFTYGGPGGASCGI, encoded by the exons ATGGATTTTGTTCTGAAACTTGTTGCGTTCATACTCATAGTTTATGTAGTTCAATCTAGAGAAACTGTGAGAGATTTGAAATCCTTCAAG tTAAATAAGAATACCATATATGATTGTGtggatatatataaacaacctTCATTGAGTCATCCACTActcaaaaaccataaaattcAG CTTGAACCATCTTTCTCAATCTCCAAAccgaaaaaacaaattaaaactggaggtgaaagaaaaaaaatcattgagtGTCCTAGTGGAACAGTTCCTATACTCAGAAATACGAAAGAATATGTCGCAAATGCTCAATATTGGACAGAAAAACATTTTAACCCGTTTACCGTCGAAAGTCATGGGACACAT aTTGCTGGAGTAAGATCACAAGGCCAAGGTCCTTACCATGGTTTGGCAGCTTGGATGAGTATGCATAATTTGAACATTAGTAAAGACCAAGCTTCGTATGCTAGCATATATGTAGGCAGTGGAGTTAACAACAAAGTTAACTTTATCCAAGCTGGTTGGATG GTAAATCCAAAATTATTCGGTGATGGACGGACATGGAGTTATGGGTATTGGAAG GGAGCTAATGGAGCCGGTTGTTACAATACAATATGTCGTGGTTTTGTTCAAGTGTCAAAAACTGATGTTTTAAGTGGACCTTTACCTTATGATCCCAAAGGGGAAGAGGGTATATATTTTAGTATCGCACAg GATAAAGAATCAGGAAATTGGTGGATAACCGAAGCAGATGAACGAATAGGTTATTGGCCAAAAGAATTGTTTGATCTTATAAGTAATAGTGTAGACATGATTGGAGTTGGAGGAATAGTTCAAGCTTCTCCTTCTGGTGTTAGCCCTCCAATGGGTAACGGCCATCTACCAACTGAAGATGACAATGCGTCGGCACGCGTcagaaaacttgaaatcttgGATTCCAATTTTGAGATCCAGGAAAGTGGTAAATACAAGTTAGAAAAATTATTAGACAACGATAAATGTTATGGCTTAAAAGGTGGAAGAAAGAAACCAATGTTGTTCACATATGGTGGACCTGGAGGAGCTTCATGTGGAATCTAA
- the LOC104768680 gene encoding charged multivesicular body protein 5, which produces MKRIFGAKNNKEPPPSIQDASDRINKRGESVEEKVKRLDAELCKYKEQIKRTRPGPAQEAIKARAMRVLKQKKMYEGQRDMLYNQTFNLDQVSFAAEGLKDAQQTMTALKSANKELKGMMKTVKIQDIDNLQDDMMDLMDESSEIQETLGRSYNVPDDIDEDDLMGELDALEADMGNETEADGVPSYLQPDKQPDLADELNLPAAPMGHTGAPPGRAQAEDEWGLPAVPRASLRG; this is translated from the exons atgaagagaatcTTTGGTGCGAAGAACAACAAAGAGCCTCCACCGTCTATTCAAGATGCCTCTGATcgg aTCAATAAAAGAGGAGAGTCAGTGGAAGAAAAAGTAAAGAGGCTTGATGCTGAGCTTTGCAAATACAAGGAACAGATCAAAAGGACTAGACCTGGTCCTGCTCAAGAAGCTATCAAAGCTCGTGCTATGAGAGTTCTcaagcaaaagaagat GTATGAAGGGCAACGTGACATGCTCTATAATCAGACTTTTAACCTTGATCAAGTTTCTTTTGCTGCTGAAGGTCTCAAAGATGCTCAACAAACT ATGACAGCGTTAAAATCTGCTAACAAGGAGTTGAAAGGAATGATGAAAACCGTCAAGATTCAAGATATAGAT AATTTGCAAGATGATATGATGGACTTGATGGATGAGAGTTCTGAGATTCAAGAGACACTGGGTAGGAGCTACAATGTTCCTGATGACATTGACGAAGATGACCTCATGGGCG AGCTTGATGCTCTAGAAGCTGACATGGGAAATGAGACTGAAGCAGACGGTGTGCCTTCTTATCTCCAACCCGATAAACAACCGGATCTTGCTGATGAACTCAACTTACCTGCAGCACCAATGGGGCATACAGGCGCTCCACCTGGACGAGCTCAA GCTGAGGATGAATGGGGATTACCGGCAGTACCACGTGCATCACTTCGGGGctaa
- the LOC104768679 gene encoding uncharacterized protein LOC104768679 isoform X1: MVVKMKQIMRWPPWPPLFAVKFDVIVVVHKMEGLLDSSDGDADDTGGTTRKRPVVEIKWKGPKSVTLKRSLVRNLTEEGGFRGDGVVEWNEEFKRVCEFSVYKEGSFLPWLVSFTVFNGLNQGSKEKVRSFGKASLNIAEYFSLMKEDDVQVKVPLKSSGSSSSVRSPCLHISLQFALKESLPERQRSALPVLWSPLSTEAEKAESVVKVGLRKMKSFNHCMSNPHASEKECEKDGSSGSGSEGKSPERNLDSDSTYPFDTDSLDEGDAADESEENESSVADPVNYKTLRYANWARGSFHADTNPEDEDLIYYTHRSPLAETGHCGNEVSNDVVILEQTKGQMSKKRMLSWKKRKLSFRSPKQKGEPLLKKDCLEDGGDDIDFDRRQLSSSDESNSDWYRSDDSIKKPLSQFGDDDFVVGSWETKEIISRDGLMKLRAQVFLASIDQRSERADGESACTALVAVMANWLGSNRDIIPTRSEFDSLIREGSSEWRNMCENEEYRERFPDKHFDLETVLQAKIRPICVVPEKSFIGFFHPEEEEGKEDANLDFLKSVMSFDSIWEEIMKQEPEESASEPVIYIVSWNDHFFVLLVNHDAYYIIDTLGERLYEGCNQAYVLKFDKDAEIQRLVLPVKDNKDVLENKKQGGKDKSEQAERSKESEEEQEEEVVCRGKESCREYIKSFLAAIPIQQVKADMKKGLVSSLHHRLQIELHYTKQIHHHQIESSENVSEAAVSVTVAWSLASQFSNNGGFGCEMAELLGVKV; encoded by the exons ATGGTTGTGAAAATGAAACAGATCATGCGGTGGCCACCGTGGCCTCCTCTCTTCGCCGTTAAATTCGACGTGATCGTCGTTGTTCACAAGATGGAAGGGTTGTTGGATTCTTCCGATGGTGATGCCGATGATACTGGTGGGACGACGAGGAAGAGACCTGTGGTTGAGATTAAGTGGAAAGGTCCTAAATCGGTTACTCTTAAACGCTCCCTCGTACGGAATTTAACCGAAGAAGGTGGGTTTCGCGGTGACGGCGTCGTTGAGTGGAACGAAGAGTTTAAGAGGGTTTGTGAATTCTCTGTTTACAAGGAAGGATCGTTTCTTCCATGGCTCGTTTCTTTCACTGTCTTCAAT GGACTGAATCAAGGATCAAAGGAGAAAGTTCGTAGCTTTGGAAAGGCATCACTGAACATTGCAGAGTACTTTTCATTGatgaaagaagatgatgttcaAGTCAAAGTCCCTCTGAAGAGTAGTGGCTCATCATCATCTGTGCGAAGTCCATGTCTTCAT ATATCCCTTCAGTTTGCACTTAAAGAATCATTACCTGAAAGACAGAGATCTGCTCTTCCTGTTCTATGGTCTCCTCTTTCTACTGAAGCTGAGAAAGCCGAGTCTGTTGTAAAAGTAGGCCTGAGAAAGATGAAATCCTTCAACCATTGCATGTCTAATCCCCACGCATCGGAAAAGGAGTGTGAGAAAGATGGAAGCAGCGGAAGTGGAAGTGAAG GAAAGAGTCCAGAGAGGAATCTTGATTCTGACTCTACTTATCCTTTTGACACTGATTCTCTAGATGAAGGTGATGCCGCGGATGAATCTGAAGAGAATGAAAGCAGCGTAGCTGATCCGGTTAATTACAAAACACTTCGATATGCTAATTGGGCTAGAGGCTCGTTTCATGCTGACACAAACCCTGAAGACGAGGATTTGATATATTACACCCACCGCAGTCCATTAGCAGAGACAGGACATTGTGGTAACGAGGTTTCGAATGATGTAGTAATCTTGGAGCAGACGAAAGGACAAATGTCTAAGAAGAGAATGTTATcttggaagaagagaaaactcagTTTTAGGTCTCCTAAACAGAAAGGCGAACCTCTTCTTAAAAAGGATTGTCTTgaagatggtggtgatgatatCGATTTTGACCGCAGACAACTGAGCTCATCCGATGAGTCTAACTCTGAT TGGTATAGGTCTGATGATTCAATCAAGAAACCATTATCTCagtttggtgatgatgatttcgTTGTTGGTAGTTGGGAAACCAAAGAGATTATAAGCCGTGATGGGCTGATGAAACTCAGGGCTCAAGTATTTCTCGCATCAATCGATCAGAGAAGCGAGAGAGCTGATGGAGAAAGCGCATGCACAGCACTAGTTGCGGTGATGGCAAACTGGTTAGGATCCAACAGAGACATAATCCCAACAAGGTCAGAGTTCGACAGTCTTATCCGAGAAGGATCATCCGAGTGGAGAAACATGTGCGAAAACGAGGAGTACAGGGAACGGTTTCCAGACAAACATTTCGATCTGGAGACAGTTCTACAGGCAAAAATCAGACCAATCTGTGTAGTCCCTGAGAAATCATTCATCGGGTTCTTCCatccagaggaagaagaaggaaaagaagacgcTAATCTAGATTTTCTCAAAAGTGTAATGTCCTTTGACAGTATCTGGGAAGAGATCATGAAACAAGAACCAGAAGAGTCGGCAAGCGAACCTGTGATCTACATTGTGAGCTGGAATGATCATTTCTTCGTACTCCTGGTGAACCATGATGCTTATTACATCATAGACACGCTTGGAGAGAGGCTCTATGAAGGTTGCAACCAAGCTTATGTCTTGAAATTTGACAAAGATGCAGAGATCCAAAGATTAGTACTACCCGTCAAGGACAACAAAGACGTCctagaaaacaagaaacaaggtggTAAGGACAAGTCTGAGCAAGCCGAAAGATcaaaagaatcagaagaagaacaagaagaagaagtagtgtGTAGAGGTAAAGAGTCATGTAGAGAGTATATAAAGAGCTTTCTCGCCGCGATTCCAATTCAGCAAGTGAAAGCTGATATGAAGAAAGGACTGGTTTCATCTTTGCATCACCGTCTTCAGATAGAGCTTCACTACACCAAacagattcatcatcatcagattgaATCCTCTGAAAATGTGTCTGAAGCTGCAGTGTCTGTGACAGTGGCTTGGTCGTTGGCGAGCCAATTCAGCAATAATGGTGGGTTTGGCTGCGAGATGGCTGAGCTTTTGGGTGTAAAAgtttaa
- the LOC104768679 gene encoding uncharacterized protein LOC104768679 isoform X2: MVVKMKQIMRWPPWPPLFAVKFDVIVVVHKMEGLLDSSDGDADDTGGTTRKRPVVEIKWKGPKSVTLKRSLVRNLTEEGGFRGDGVVEWNEEFKRVCEFSVYKEGSFLPWLVSFTVFNGLNQGSKEKVRSFGKASLNIAEYFSLMKEDDVQVKVPLKSSGSSSSVRSPCLHISLQFALKESLPERQRSALPVLWSPLSTEAEKAESVVKVGLRKMKSFNHCMSNPHASEKECEKDGSSGSGSEGKSPERNLDSDSTYPFDTDSLDEGDAADESEENEKNESSVADPVNYKTLRYANWARGSFHADTNPEDEDLIYYTHRSPLAETGHCGNEVSNDVVILEQTKGQMSKKRMLSWKKRKLSFRSPKQKGEPLLKKDCLEDGGDDIDFDRRQLSSSDESNSDWYRSDDSIKKPLSQFGDDDFVVGSWETKEIISRDGLMKLRAQVFLASIDQRSERADGESACTALVAVMANWLGSNRDIIPTRSEFDSLIREGSSEWRNMCENEEYRERFPDKHFDLETVLQAKIRPICVVPEKSFIGFFHPEEEEGKEDANLDFLKSVMSFDSIWEEIMKQEPEESASEPVIYIVSWNDHFFVLLVNHDAYYIIDTLGERLYEGCNQAYVLKFDKDAEIQRLVLPVKDNKDVLENKKQGGKDKSEQAERSKESEEEQEEEVVCRGKESCREYIKSFLAAIPIQQVKADMKKGLVSSLHHRLQIELHYTKQIHHHQIESSENVSEAAVSVTVAWSLASQFSNNGGFGCEMAELLGVKV; the protein is encoded by the exons ATGGTTGTGAAAATGAAACAGATCATGCGGTGGCCACCGTGGCCTCCTCTCTTCGCCGTTAAATTCGACGTGATCGTCGTTGTTCACAAGATGGAAGGGTTGTTGGATTCTTCCGATGGTGATGCCGATGATACTGGTGGGACGACGAGGAAGAGACCTGTGGTTGAGATTAAGTGGAAAGGTCCTAAATCGGTTACTCTTAAACGCTCCCTCGTACGGAATTTAACCGAAGAAGGTGGGTTTCGCGGTGACGGCGTCGTTGAGTGGAACGAAGAGTTTAAGAGGGTTTGTGAATTCTCTGTTTACAAGGAAGGATCGTTTCTTCCATGGCTCGTTTCTTTCACTGTCTTCAAT GGACTGAATCAAGGATCAAAGGAGAAAGTTCGTAGCTTTGGAAAGGCATCACTGAACATTGCAGAGTACTTTTCATTGatgaaagaagatgatgttcaAGTCAAAGTCCCTCTGAAGAGTAGTGGCTCATCATCATCTGTGCGAAGTCCATGTCTTCAT ATATCCCTTCAGTTTGCACTTAAAGAATCATTACCTGAAAGACAGAGATCTGCTCTTCCTGTTCTATGGTCTCCTCTTTCTACTGAAGCTGAGAAAGCCGAGTCTGTTGTAAAAGTAGGCCTGAGAAAGATGAAATCCTTCAACCATTGCATGTCTAATCCCCACGCATCGGAAAAGGAGTGTGAGAAAGATGGAAGCAGCGGAAGTGGAAGTGAAGGAAAGAGTCCAGAGAGGAATCTTGATTCTGACTCTACTTATCCTTTTGACACTGATTCTCTAGATGAAGGTGATGCCGCGGATGAATCTGAAGAGAATGAAA AGAATGAAAGCAGCGTAGCTGATCCGGTTAATTACAAAACACTTCGATATGCTAATTGGGCTAGAGGCTCGTTTCATGCTGACACAAACCCTGAAGACGAGGATTTGATATATTACACCCACCGCAGTCCATTAGCAGAGACAGGACATTGTGGTAACGAGGTTTCGAATGATGTAGTAATCTTGGAGCAGACGAAAGGACAAATGTCTAAGAAGAGAATGTTATcttggaagaagagaaaactcagTTTTAGGTCTCCTAAACAGAAAGGCGAACCTCTTCTTAAAAAGGATTGTCTTgaagatggtggtgatgatatCGATTTTGACCGCAGACAACTGAGCTCATCCGATGAGTCTAACTCTGAT TGGTATAGGTCTGATGATTCAATCAAGAAACCATTATCTCagtttggtgatgatgatttcgTTGTTGGTAGTTGGGAAACCAAAGAGATTATAAGCCGTGATGGGCTGATGAAACTCAGGGCTCAAGTATTTCTCGCATCAATCGATCAGAGAAGCGAGAGAGCTGATGGAGAAAGCGCATGCACAGCACTAGTTGCGGTGATGGCAAACTGGTTAGGATCCAACAGAGACATAATCCCAACAAGGTCAGAGTTCGACAGTCTTATCCGAGAAGGATCATCCGAGTGGAGAAACATGTGCGAAAACGAGGAGTACAGGGAACGGTTTCCAGACAAACATTTCGATCTGGAGACAGTTCTACAGGCAAAAATCAGACCAATCTGTGTAGTCCCTGAGAAATCATTCATCGGGTTCTTCCatccagaggaagaagaaggaaaagaagacgcTAATCTAGATTTTCTCAAAAGTGTAATGTCCTTTGACAGTATCTGGGAAGAGATCATGAAACAAGAACCAGAAGAGTCGGCAAGCGAACCTGTGATCTACATTGTGAGCTGGAATGATCATTTCTTCGTACTCCTGGTGAACCATGATGCTTATTACATCATAGACACGCTTGGAGAGAGGCTCTATGAAGGTTGCAACCAAGCTTATGTCTTGAAATTTGACAAAGATGCAGAGATCCAAAGATTAGTACTACCCGTCAAGGACAACAAAGACGTCctagaaaacaagaaacaaggtggTAAGGACAAGTCTGAGCAAGCCGAAAGATcaaaagaatcagaagaagaacaagaagaagaagtagtgtGTAGAGGTAAAGAGTCATGTAGAGAGTATATAAAGAGCTTTCTCGCCGCGATTCCAATTCAGCAAGTGAAAGCTGATATGAAGAAAGGACTGGTTTCATCTTTGCATCACCGTCTTCAGATAGAGCTTCACTACACCAAacagattcatcatcatcagattgaATCCTCTGAAAATGTGTCTGAAGCTGCAGTGTCTGTGACAGTGGCTTGGTCGTTGGCGAGCCAATTCAGCAATAATGGTGGGTTTGGCTGCGAGATGGCTGAGCTTTTGGGTGTAAAAgtttaa
- the LOC104772070 gene encoding uncharacterized protein LOC104772070, producing the protein MCENEEYRERFPDKHFDLETVLQAKIKSICVVPEKSFIRFFHPEEEEGKEDANLDFLKGVMSFDSIWEEIMKQELEESASEAVIYIVSWNDHFFVLLVNHDAYYIIDTLGERLYEGYNQAYVLKFDKDAEIQRLVPVKDNKDVLENKKQGGKDKYEQSERSKESEEEQEEVMCRGKESCREYIKSFLAAIPIQQVKADMRKGLVSSLLCKTGEILQPFGLSSKAERLSPQFRLG; encoded by the coding sequence ATGTGTGAAAACGAGGAATACAGGGAACGGTTTCCAGACAAACATTTCGATCTGGAGACAGTTCTACAGgcaaaaatcaaatcaatctgTGTAGTCCCTGAGAAATCATTCATCAGATTTTTCCatccagaggaagaagaaggaaaagaagacgcTAATCTAGATTTTCTCAAAGGTGTAATGTCCTTTGACAGTATCTGGGAAGAGATCATGAAACAAGAACTAGAAGAGTCGGCAAGTGAGGCTGTGATCTACATTGTGAGCTGGAATGATCATTTCTTCGTACTCCTCGTGAACCATGATGCTTATTACATCATAGACACGCTTGGAGAGAGGCTCTATGAGGGTTACAACCAAGCTTATGTCTTGAAATTTGACAAAGATGCAGAGATCCAAAGATTAGTACCCGTCAAGGACAACAAAGACGTCctagaaaacaagaaacaaggtggTAAGGACAAGTATGAGCAATCCGAAAGATcaaaagaatcagaagaagaacaagaagaagtaaTGTGTAGAGGTAAAGAGTCATGTAGAGAGTATATAAAGAGCTTTCTGGCGGCGATTCCAATTCAGCAAGTGAAAGCTGATATGAGGAAAGGACTGGTTTCATCTTTGTTATGTAAGACCGGAGAGATTCTCCAGCCTTTTGGCTTAAGTTCCAAAGCTGAGCGTCTGTCACCGCAGTTTCGATTAGGCTAG